A DNA window from Pongo abelii isolate AG06213 chromosome 2, NHGRI_mPonAbe1-v2.0_pri, whole genome shotgun sequence contains the following coding sequences:
- the MLF1 gene encoding myeloid leukemia factor 1 isoform X1, with translation MLKEVLQREGKSYKSETLMYIKKARASENKLSESILAHRENMRQMMRSFTEPFGRDLLSISDGRGRVHNRRGHNDGEDSLTATSCSLVRFGDFGGMHTDVSSLQTVDQMVSNMRNYMQKLERNFGQLSVDPNGHSFCSSSVMTYSKIGDEPPKVFQASTQTRRAPGGIKETRKAMRDSDSGLEKMAIGHHIHDRAHVIKKSKNKKTGDEEVNQEFINMNESDAHAFDEEWQSEVLKYKPGRHNLENTRMRSVGHENPGSRELKRREKPQQSPAIEHGRRSDVLGDKLYIKGSSVKSNKK, from the exons atgttaaaagaagttcttcagagagaaggaaaatcatACAAGTCAGAAACTCTGATGTACATAAAGAAGGCAAGAGCATCAGAGAATAAGTTAAG TGAGTCCATTCTTGCACACCGAGAAAATATGCGACAGATGATGAGAAGTTTTACTGAACCCTTTGGAAGAGACTTGCTCAGTATCTCTGATGGTAGAGGGAGAGTTCATAATCGTAGAGGACATAATGATGGTGAAGATTCTTTGAct GCAACGAGTTGTTCTCTTGTGCGTTTTGGCGATTTTGGTGGTATG CATACAGATGTCAGCTCTTTGCAGACAGTGGACCAAATGGTGTCAAATATGAGAAACTATATGcagaaattagaaagaaacttT GGTCAACTTTCAGTGGATCCAAATGGACATTCATTTTGTTCTTCCTCAGTTATGACTTATTCCAAAATAGGAGATGAACCGCCAAAGGTTTTTCAGGCCTCAACTCAAACTCGTCGAGCTCCAGGAGGA aTAAAGGAAACCAGGAAAGCAATGAGAGATTCTGACAGTGGACTAGAAAAAATGGCTATTGGTCATCATATCCATGACCGAGCTcatgtcattaaaaagtcaaagaacaaGAAGACTGGAGATGAAGAGGTCAACCAGGAGTTCATCAATATGAATGAAA GTGATGCTCATGCTTTTGATGAGGAGTGGCAAAGTGAGGTTTTGAAGTACAAACCAGGACGACACAATCTAGAAAACACTAGAATGAGAAGTGTTGGCCATGAGAATCCTGGCTCCCGAGAACTTAAAAGAAG GGAGAAACCTCAACAAAGTCCAGCCATTGAACATGGAAGAAGATCAGATGTTTTGGGGGACAAACTCTACATCAAAGGCTCATCtgtgaaaagcaacaaaaaataa
- the MLF1 gene encoding myeloid leukemia factor 1 isoform X2 — translation MLKEVLQREGKSYKSETLMYIKKARASENKLSESILAHRENMRQMMRSFTEPFGRDLLSISDGRGRVHNRRGHNDGEDSLTHTDVSSLQTVDQMVSNMRNYMQKLERNFGQLSVDPNGHSFCSSSVMTYSKIGDEPPKVFQASTQTRRAPGGIKETRKAMRDSDSGLEKMAIGHHIHDRAHVIKKSKNKKTGDEEVNQEFINMNESDAHAFDEEWQSEVLKYKPGRHNLENTRMRSVGHENPGSRELKRREKPQQSPAIEHGRRSDVLGDKLYIKGSSVKSNKK, via the exons atgttaaaagaagttcttcagagagaaggaaaatcatACAAGTCAGAAACTCTGATGTACATAAAGAAGGCAAGAGCATCAGAGAATAAGTTAAG TGAGTCCATTCTTGCACACCGAGAAAATATGCGACAGATGATGAGAAGTTTTACTGAACCCTTTGGAAGAGACTTGCTCAGTATCTCTGATGGTAGAGGGAGAGTTCATAATCGTAGAGGACATAATGATGGTGAAGATTCTTTGAct CATACAGATGTCAGCTCTTTGCAGACAGTGGACCAAATGGTGTCAAATATGAGAAACTATATGcagaaattagaaagaaacttT GGTCAACTTTCAGTGGATCCAAATGGACATTCATTTTGTTCTTCCTCAGTTATGACTTATTCCAAAATAGGAGATGAACCGCCAAAGGTTTTTCAGGCCTCAACTCAAACTCGTCGAGCTCCAGGAGGA aTAAAGGAAACCAGGAAAGCAATGAGAGATTCTGACAGTGGACTAGAAAAAATGGCTATTGGTCATCATATCCATGACCGAGCTcatgtcattaaaaagtcaaagaacaaGAAGACTGGAGATGAAGAGGTCAACCAGGAGTTCATCAATATGAATGAAA GTGATGCTCATGCTTTTGATGAGGAGTGGCAAAGTGAGGTTTTGAAGTACAAACCAGGACGACACAATCTAGAAAACACTAGAATGAGAAGTGTTGGCCATGAGAATCCTGGCTCCCGAGAACTTAAAAGAAG GGAGAAACCTCAACAAAGTCCAGCCATTGAACATGGAAGAAGATCAGATGTTTTGGGGGACAAACTCTACATCAAAGGCTCATCtgtgaaaagcaacaaaaaataa
- the MLF1 gene encoding myeloid leukemia factor 1 isoform X5, with product MLKEVLQREGKSYKSETLMYIKKARASENKLSESILAHRENMRQMMRSFTEPFGRDLLSISDGRGRVHNRRGHNDGEDSLTGQLSVDPNGHSFCSSSVMTYSKIGDEPPKVFQASTQTRRAPGGIKETRKAMRDSDSGLEKMAIGHHIHDRAHVIKKSKNKKTGDEEVNQEFINMNESDAHAFDEEWQSEVLKYKPGRHNLENTRMRSVGHENPGSRELKRREKPQQSPAIEHGRRSDVLGDKLYIKGSSVKSNKK from the exons atgttaaaagaagttcttcagagagaaggaaaatcatACAAGTCAGAAACTCTGATGTACATAAAGAAGGCAAGAGCATCAGAGAATAAGTTAAG TGAGTCCATTCTTGCACACCGAGAAAATATGCGACAGATGATGAGAAGTTTTACTGAACCCTTTGGAAGAGACTTGCTCAGTATCTCTGATGGTAGAGGGAGAGTTCATAATCGTAGAGGACATAATGATGGTGAAGATTCTTTGAct GGTCAACTTTCAGTGGATCCAAATGGACATTCATTTTGTTCTTCCTCAGTTATGACTTATTCCAAAATAGGAGATGAACCGCCAAAGGTTTTTCAGGCCTCAACTCAAACTCGTCGAGCTCCAGGAGGA aTAAAGGAAACCAGGAAAGCAATGAGAGATTCTGACAGTGGACTAGAAAAAATGGCTATTGGTCATCATATCCATGACCGAGCTcatgtcattaaaaagtcaaagaacaaGAAGACTGGAGATGAAGAGGTCAACCAGGAGTTCATCAATATGAATGAAA GTGATGCTCATGCTTTTGATGAGGAGTGGCAAAGTGAGGTTTTGAAGTACAAACCAGGACGACACAATCTAGAAAACACTAGAATGAGAAGTGTTGGCCATGAGAATCCTGGCTCCCGAGAACTTAAAAGAAG GGAGAAACCTCAACAAAGTCCAGCCATTGAACATGGAAGAAGATCAGATGTTTTGGGGGACAAACTCTACATCAAAGGCTCATCtgtgaaaagcaacaaaaaataa
- the MLF1 gene encoding myeloid leukemia factor 1 isoform X8 — translation MLKEVLQREGKSYKSETLMYIKKARASENKLSESILAHRENMRQMMRSFTEPFGRDLLSISDGRGRVHNRRGHNDGEDSLTHTDVSSLQTVDQMVSNMRNYMQKLERNFGQLSVDPNGHSFCSSSVMTYSKIGDEPPKVFQASTQTRRAPGGIKETRKAMRDSDSGLEKMAIGHHIHDRAHVIKKSKNKKTGDEEVNQEFINMNESDAHAFDEEWQSEVLKYKPGRHNLENTRMRSVGHENPGSRELKRRNLNKVQPLNMEEDQMFWGTNSTSKAHL, via the exons atgttaaaagaagttcttcagagagaaggaaaatcatACAAGTCAGAAACTCTGATGTACATAAAGAAGGCAAGAGCATCAGAGAATAAGTTAAG TGAGTCCATTCTTGCACACCGAGAAAATATGCGACAGATGATGAGAAGTTTTACTGAACCCTTTGGAAGAGACTTGCTCAGTATCTCTGATGGTAGAGGGAGAGTTCATAATCGTAGAGGACATAATGATGGTGAAGATTCTTTGAct CATACAGATGTCAGCTCTTTGCAGACAGTGGACCAAATGGTGTCAAATATGAGAAACTATATGcagaaattagaaagaaacttT GGTCAACTTTCAGTGGATCCAAATGGACATTCATTTTGTTCTTCCTCAGTTATGACTTATTCCAAAATAGGAGATGAACCGCCAAAGGTTTTTCAGGCCTCAACTCAAACTCGTCGAGCTCCAGGAGGA aTAAAGGAAACCAGGAAAGCAATGAGAGATTCTGACAGTGGACTAGAAAAAATGGCTATTGGTCATCATATCCATGACCGAGCTcatgtcattaaaaagtcaaagaacaaGAAGACTGGAGATGAAGAGGTCAACCAGGAGTTCATCAATATGAATGAAA GTGATGCTCATGCTTTTGATGAGGAGTGGCAAAGTGAGGTTTTGAAGTACAAACCAGGACGACACAATCTAGAAAACACTAGAATGAGAAGTGTTGGCCATGAGAATCCTGGCTCCCGAGAACTTAAAAGAAG AAACCTCAACAAAGTCCAGCCATTGAACATGGAAGAAGATCAGATGTTTTGGGGGACAAACTCTACATCAAAGGCTCATCtgtga
- the MLF1 gene encoding myeloid leukemia factor 1 (The RefSeq protein has 1 substitution compared to this genomic sequence): MFRMLSSSFEDDPFFSESILAHRENMRQMMRSFTEPFGRDLLSISDGRGRVHNRRGHNDGEDSLTHTDVSSLQTVDQMVSNMRNYMQKLERNFGQLSVDPNGHSFCSSSVMTYSKIGDEPPKVFQASTQTRRAPGGIKETRKAMRDSDSGLEKMAIGHHIHDRAHVIKKSKNKKTGDEEVNQEFINMNESDAHAFDEEWQSEVLKYKPGRHNLENTRMRSVGHENPGSRELKRREKPQQSPAIEHGRRSDVLGDKLHIKGSSVKSNKK, encoded by the exons TGAGTCCATTCTTGCACACCGAGAAAATATGCGACAGATGATGAGAAGTTTTACTGAACCCTTTGGAAGAGACTTGCTCAGTATCTCTGATGGTAGAGGGAGAGTTCATAATCGTAGAGGACATAATGATGGTGAAGATTCTTTGAct CATACAGATGTCAGCTCTTTGCAGACAGTGGACCAAATGGTGTCAAATATGAGAAACTATATGcagaaattagaaagaaacttT GGTCAACTTTCAGTGGATCCAAATGGACATTCATTTTGTTCTTCCTCAGTTATGACTTATTCCAAAATAGGAGATGAACCGCCAAAGGTTTTTCAGGCCTCAACTCAAACTCGTCGAGCTCCAGGAGGA aTAAAGGAAACCAGGAAAGCAATGAGAGATTCTGACAGTGGACTAGAAAAAATGGCTATTGGTCATCATATCCATGACCGAGCTcatgtcattaaaaagtcaaagaacaaGAAGACTGGAGATGAAGAGGTCAACCAGGAGTTCATCAATATGAATGAAA GTGATGCTCATGCTTTTGATGAGGAGTGGCAAAGTGAGGTTTTGAAGTACAAACCAGGACGACACAATCTAGAAAACACTAGAATGAGAAGTGTTGGCCATGAGAATCCTGGCTCCCGAGAACTTAAAAGAAG GGAGAAACCTCAACAAAGTCCAGCCATTGAACATGGAAGAAGATCAGATGTTTTGGGGGACAAACTCTACATCAAAGGCTCATCtgtgaaaagcaacaaaaaataa
- the MLF1 gene encoding myeloid leukemia factor 1 isoform X3, producing MFRMLSSSFEDDPFFSESILAHRENMRQMMRSFTEPFGRDLLSISDGRGRVHNRRGHNDGEDSLTATSCSLVRFGDFGGMHTDVSSLQTVDQMVSNMRNYMQKLERNFGQLSVDPNGHSFCSSSVMTYSKIGDEPPKVFQASTQTRRAPGGIKETRKAMRDSDSGLEKMAIGHHIHDRAHVIKKSKNKKTGDEEVNQEFINMNESDAHAFDEEWQSEVLKYKPGRHNLENTRMRSVGHENPGSRELKRREKPQQSPAIEHGRRSDVLGDKLYIKGSSVKSNKK from the exons TGAGTCCATTCTTGCACACCGAGAAAATATGCGACAGATGATGAGAAGTTTTACTGAACCCTTTGGAAGAGACTTGCTCAGTATCTCTGATGGTAGAGGGAGAGTTCATAATCGTAGAGGACATAATGATGGTGAAGATTCTTTGAct GCAACGAGTTGTTCTCTTGTGCGTTTTGGCGATTTTGGTGGTATG CATACAGATGTCAGCTCTTTGCAGACAGTGGACCAAATGGTGTCAAATATGAGAAACTATATGcagaaattagaaagaaacttT GGTCAACTTTCAGTGGATCCAAATGGACATTCATTTTGTTCTTCCTCAGTTATGACTTATTCCAAAATAGGAGATGAACCGCCAAAGGTTTTTCAGGCCTCAACTCAAACTCGTCGAGCTCCAGGAGGA aTAAAGGAAACCAGGAAAGCAATGAGAGATTCTGACAGTGGACTAGAAAAAATGGCTATTGGTCATCATATCCATGACCGAGCTcatgtcattaaaaagtcaaagaacaaGAAGACTGGAGATGAAGAGGTCAACCAGGAGTTCATCAATATGAATGAAA GTGATGCTCATGCTTTTGATGAGGAGTGGCAAAGTGAGGTTTTGAAGTACAAACCAGGACGACACAATCTAGAAAACACTAGAATGAGAAGTGTTGGCCATGAGAATCCTGGCTCCCGAGAACTTAAAAGAAG GGAGAAACCTCAACAAAGTCCAGCCATTGAACATGGAAGAAGATCAGATGTTTTGGGGGACAAACTCTACATCAAAGGCTCATCtgtgaaaagcaacaaaaaataa
- the MLF1 gene encoding myeloid leukemia factor 1 isoform X7: MFRMLSSSFEDDPFFSESILAHRENMRQMMRSFTEPFGRDLLSISDGRGRVHNRRGHNDGEDSLTGQLSVDPNGHSFCSSSVMTYSKIGDEPPKVFQASTQTRRAPGGIKETRKAMRDSDSGLEKMAIGHHIHDRAHVIKKSKNKKTGDEEVNQEFINMNESDAHAFDEEWQSEVLKYKPGRHNLENTRMRSVGHENPGSRELKRREKPQQSPAIEHGRRSDVLGDKLYIKGSSVKSNKK; the protein is encoded by the exons TGAGTCCATTCTTGCACACCGAGAAAATATGCGACAGATGATGAGAAGTTTTACTGAACCCTTTGGAAGAGACTTGCTCAGTATCTCTGATGGTAGAGGGAGAGTTCATAATCGTAGAGGACATAATGATGGTGAAGATTCTTTGAct GGTCAACTTTCAGTGGATCCAAATGGACATTCATTTTGTTCTTCCTCAGTTATGACTTATTCCAAAATAGGAGATGAACCGCCAAAGGTTTTTCAGGCCTCAACTCAAACTCGTCGAGCTCCAGGAGGA aTAAAGGAAACCAGGAAAGCAATGAGAGATTCTGACAGTGGACTAGAAAAAATGGCTATTGGTCATCATATCCATGACCGAGCTcatgtcattaaaaagtcaaagaacaaGAAGACTGGAGATGAAGAGGTCAACCAGGAGTTCATCAATATGAATGAAA GTGATGCTCATGCTTTTGATGAGGAGTGGCAAAGTGAGGTTTTGAAGTACAAACCAGGACGACACAATCTAGAAAACACTAGAATGAGAAGTGTTGGCCATGAGAATCCTGGCTCCCGAGAACTTAAAAGAAG GGAGAAACCTCAACAAAGTCCAGCCATTGAACATGGAAGAAGATCAGATGTTTTGGGGGACAAACTCTACATCAAAGGCTCATCtgtgaaaagcaacaaaaaataa
- the MLF1 gene encoding myeloid leukemia factor 1 isoform X6 encodes MRQMMRSFTEPFGRDLLSISDGRGRVHNRRGHNDGEDSLTHTDVSSLQTVDQMVSNMRNYMQKLERNFGQLSVDPNGHSFCSSSVMTYSKIGDEPPKVFQASTQTRRAPGGIKETRKAMRDSDSGLEKMAIGHHIHDRAHVIKKSKNKKTGDEEVNQEFINMNESDAHAFDEEWQSEVLKYKPGRHNLENTRMRSVGHENPGSRELKRREKPQQSPAIEHGRRSDVLGDKLYIKGSSVKSNKK; translated from the exons ATGCGACAGATGATGAGAAGTTTTACTGAACCCTTTGGAAGAGACTTGCTCAGTATCTCTGATGGTAGAGGGAGAGTTCATAATCGTAGAGGACATAATGATGGTGAAGATTCTTTGAct CATACAGATGTCAGCTCTTTGCAGACAGTGGACCAAATGGTGTCAAATATGAGAAACTATATGcagaaattagaaagaaacttT GGTCAACTTTCAGTGGATCCAAATGGACATTCATTTTGTTCTTCCTCAGTTATGACTTATTCCAAAATAGGAGATGAACCGCCAAAGGTTTTTCAGGCCTCAACTCAAACTCGTCGAGCTCCAGGAGGA aTAAAGGAAACCAGGAAAGCAATGAGAGATTCTGACAGTGGACTAGAAAAAATGGCTATTGGTCATCATATCCATGACCGAGCTcatgtcattaaaaagtcaaagaacaaGAAGACTGGAGATGAAGAGGTCAACCAGGAGTTCATCAATATGAATGAAA GTGATGCTCATGCTTTTGATGAGGAGTGGCAAAGTGAGGTTTTGAAGTACAAACCAGGACGACACAATCTAGAAAACACTAGAATGAGAAGTGTTGGCCATGAGAATCCTGGCTCCCGAGAACTTAAAAGAAG GGAGAAACCTCAACAAAGTCCAGCCATTGAACATGGAAGAAGATCAGATGTTTTGGGGGACAAACTCTACATCAAAGGCTCATCtgtgaaaagcaacaaaaaataa
- the MLF1 gene encoding myeloid leukemia factor 1 isoform X4 translates to MRQMMRSFTEPFGRDLLSISDGRGRVHNRRGHNDGEDSLTATSCSLVRFGDFGGMHTDVSSLQTVDQMVSNMRNYMQKLERNFGQLSVDPNGHSFCSSSVMTYSKIGDEPPKVFQASTQTRRAPGGIKETRKAMRDSDSGLEKMAIGHHIHDRAHVIKKSKNKKTGDEEVNQEFINMNESDAHAFDEEWQSEVLKYKPGRHNLENTRMRSVGHENPGSRELKRREKPQQSPAIEHGRRSDVLGDKLYIKGSSVKSNKK, encoded by the exons ATGCGACAGATGATGAGAAGTTTTACTGAACCCTTTGGAAGAGACTTGCTCAGTATCTCTGATGGTAGAGGGAGAGTTCATAATCGTAGAGGACATAATGATGGTGAAGATTCTTTGAct GCAACGAGTTGTTCTCTTGTGCGTTTTGGCGATTTTGGTGGTATG CATACAGATGTCAGCTCTTTGCAGACAGTGGACCAAATGGTGTCAAATATGAGAAACTATATGcagaaattagaaagaaacttT GGTCAACTTTCAGTGGATCCAAATGGACATTCATTTTGTTCTTCCTCAGTTATGACTTATTCCAAAATAGGAGATGAACCGCCAAAGGTTTTTCAGGCCTCAACTCAAACTCGTCGAGCTCCAGGAGGA aTAAAGGAAACCAGGAAAGCAATGAGAGATTCTGACAGTGGACTAGAAAAAATGGCTATTGGTCATCATATCCATGACCGAGCTcatgtcattaaaaagtcaaagaacaaGAAGACTGGAGATGAAGAGGTCAACCAGGAGTTCATCAATATGAATGAAA GTGATGCTCATGCTTTTGATGAGGAGTGGCAAAGTGAGGTTTTGAAGTACAAACCAGGACGACACAATCTAGAAAACACTAGAATGAGAAGTGTTGGCCATGAGAATCCTGGCTCCCGAGAACTTAAAAGAAG GGAGAAACCTCAACAAAGTCCAGCCATTGAACATGGAAGAAGATCAGATGTTTTGGGGGACAAACTCTACATCAAAGGCTCATCtgtgaaaagcaacaaaaaataa